The Humulus lupulus chromosome 4, drHumLupu1.1, whole genome shotgun sequence genome has a window encoding:
- the LOC133829573 gene encoding chloroplast envelope membrane protein-like, translating to MTSSMVLCQSFNLFTSKHSSSSSSSFSSSSSSKTLSLVVGLDKRWSKSRGGFAANAKARRKKKSWWYRFFLDDDGNWLGLKEDDMLDLEEEVKEESESEAEEDVEVEVDDGSKFEAWKRRAEAIVELREAQEDRRNEESRSWEDWLATDGEKGHQDLDWDYNNGGAGAGAGAGAGASPPSGKSMDEEEKVFPEMGLVRSVRNWLAGDEDDLLYEDRVFRYASINSAKFLAVLIIVPWALDFVLHDYVLMPFLERYVEKVPLAAQMLDVRRNQKLEIVEELKMEKARLQLEVEIGKSPPLSDDHLWWELRDKALELREERRLENRGAFANIWSDMAFGISVFILLYFNQSQVALLKFTGYKIINNISDTGKAFLIILITDIFLGYHSESGWQTLVEIIVEHYGVEVDQATITIFICLVPVVIDACVKLWLFKFLPRLSPKVSNLFREMKRH from the exons ATGACCTCTTCCATGGTGTTATGCCAAAGCTTTAACCTTTTCACCTCCAaacactcttcttcttcttcttcatccttttcttcttcttcttcctcgaaGACTTTGAGTTTGGTGGTTGGTTTGGATAAGCGTTGGAGCAAGAGTCGCGGTGGGTTTGCTGCAAATGCAAAGgccaggaggaagaagaagagctGGTGGTACAGATTCTTCTTGGACGACGATGGCAATTGGCTTGGTCTGAAGGAGGACGATATGCTGGACCTCGAAGAAGAAGTAAAGGAAGAATCAGAATCAGAAGCAGAAGAAGATGTTGAGGTTGAAGTTGATGATGGTTCTAAATTTGAGGCCTGGAAGAGGAGAGCGGAGGCCATAGTTGAGCTGCGTGAAGCCCAGGAAGACAGGAGGAATGAGGAGTCTCGTAGCTGGGAGGATTGGCTTGCCACTGATGGGGAGAAGGGTCATCAAGATTTGGATTGGGACTACAACAATGGTGGAGctggagcaggagcaggagcaggagcaggagcttCTCCTCCTTCTGGGAAATCCATGGATGAGGAGGAGAAGGTGTTTCCTGAAATGGGTTTGGTTAGGTCTGTTAGGAATTGGCTTGCTGGTGATGAGGATGATTTGCTGTATGAAGATCGAGTCTTCCGCTATGCTTCCATTAATTCA GCTAAGTTTTTGGCAGTGTTGATCATTGTGCCTTGGGCATTGGATTTTGTGTTGCATGACTATGTTCTTATGCCATTTTTAGAGAG ATATGTGGAGAAAGTGCCACTGGCTgctcaaatgcttgatgtgagaAGAAACCAGAAGCTTGAAATAGTGGAAGAGCTCAAAATGGAGAAAGCCAGGTTGCAGCTGGAGGTTGAAATTGGCAAGTCTCCTCCTCTATCTGATGATCACCTTTGGTGGGAGTTAAGGGACAAAGC aTTAGAGTTGAGGGAAGAGAGGAGGTTAGAAAACCGTGGAGCATTTGCCAACATTTGGTCAGACATGGCGTTTGGGATATCAGTGTTCATTCTTTTGTACTTCAATCAGAGTCAA GTAGCTTTGCTCAAATTTACAGgttataaaattataaacaatatatCAGATACTGGCAAGGCATTTCTAATTATACTTATCACAGATATTTTTTTGGG GTATCACTCAGagtctggttggcaaacattggTAGAGATTATAGTAGAACATTATGGAGTGGAGGTGGATCAGGCTACCATAACCATTTTTATCTGCTTGGTTCCTGTTGTCATTGATGCCTGTGTCAAACTATGG TTGTTCAAGTTCCTTCCAAGATTATCTCCCAAGGTTTCCAACTTATTCAGGGAAATGAAGCGTCACTAA
- the LOC133829574 gene encoding pentatricopeptide repeat-containing protein At4g31070, mitochondrial: MTHFFYHSNITLNLHKCCHIKHLLSRCFHHSQFPNTFDVTVLPSLIKASQSQQYALQLHCLALKSGSSSDAVVSNSLISVYAKSSNLRAARQVFDTMPYRDTITWNSIINCYIQNGHPSEALQMLKQMYFYGFVPKPELLACIVSVCARSRRLRLGREIHALVVTDGRIQEESVFLSTALLDLYFKCHCSTMALHVFDRMAVKNEVSWSSMISGCAAAHNYDMAMYCFRAMQVEGVKPNRVTLIAILPVCAHLGCIKHGKEIHGYAVRRGFHSDPHCSAALMHMYCTSKETSPAAKLIFERSTVRDVVMWSSIIASYARHGNKAKAIKLFNLMQEEGIEPNSITLLAVISACTSLDLAGGIHCYTLKSGVTFDISIGNALINMYAKCGCVEAARRVFMEIPIKDSISWSTLIDGYGVHGRGEQALELFHEMEKAGVEADQVTFLSVLSACNHAGLVEEGQEIFHRLMKGSDEIPLTMEHYACYIDLLGRAGKIEDACKVVRAIPVEASPRIWTSLISCCKLHGRMEVAEVLAQQLVESEPENAANHTLLSMVYAETGNWRGVEEVRRAMQVKRLQKCQGLSQIQLEN, translated from the coding sequence ATGACCCACTTTTTCTATCACTCTAATATCACTCTTAACTTACACAAATGTTGTCATATCAAACACCTCCTCTCCCGCTGCTTTCACCATTCCCAGTTCCCAAACACCTTTGATGTCACTGTTCTTCCCTCGCTTATCAAGGCCTCGCAGTCACAGCAGTATGCTCTTCAGCTTCACTGCCTTGCCCTCAAGTCAGGCTCCTCTTCAGACGCAGTTGTTTCCAATTCTCTCATTTCCGTGTACGCCAAATCTTCCAATCTTCGGGCAGCGCGGCAGGTGTTTGATACAATGCCTTACAGAGATACCATCACATGGAATTCCATCATTAATTGTTATATACAAAATGGGCATCCTTCCGAAGCCTTGCAAATGCTGAAGCAAATGTATTTCTATGGTTTTGTGCCCAAGCCGGAGTTGCTTGCCTGCATTGTATCGGTTTGTGCTCGGTCACGACGGTTGAGACTTGGAAGGGAAATTCATGCTCTTGTTGTCACTGACGGAAGGATTCAGGAGGAGTCTGTGTTCTTGTCGACAGCTCTGCTTGATTTGTATTTCAAGTGTCACTGCTCCACCATGGCTTTACATGTTTTTGATAGAATGGCTGTGAAGAATGAAGTTTCTTGGTCCTCTATGATTTCGGGATGTGCTGCCGCTCATAACTATGATATGGCAATGTACTGCTTCAGAGCAATGCAGGTTGAAGGGGTGAAACCAAACCGAGTAACGCTTATAGCCATTTTACCAGTTTGTGCCCACTTAGGCTGCATAAAACATGGGAAAGAGATTCATGGATATGCGGTTCGTCGTGGATTTCATTCAGATCCTCACTGCTCAGCAGCTCTCATGCACATGTATTGCACGAGCAAAGAAACATCCCCTGCTGCCAAACTCATTTTTGAGAGATCAACTGTTAGAGATGTTGTAATGTGGAGTTCAATCATCGCCAGCTATGCTCGGCACGGTAATAAAGCCAAGGCTATAAAGCTCTTCAACCTGATGCAGGAAGAGGGAATCGAACCAAACTCCATAACTCTATTGGCAGTAATTTCCGCCTGCACTTCTCTAGACCTCGCTGGTGGAATCCATTGCTATACCTTAAAATCTGGGGTAACCTTTGACATTTCCATAGGGAATGCTCTTATAAACATGTATGCAAAGTGCGGTTGTGTAGAGGCTGCTCGTCGAGTTTTCATGGAGATACCAATTAAAGACTCCATTTCATGGAGCACACTAATAGATGGTTATGGGGTTCACGGGCGTGGTGAACAAGCTCTTGAATTGTTTCATGAAATGGAAAAGGCAGGGGTGGAGGCAGACCAAGTGACTTTCCTTTCGGTTTTATCTGCTTGCAACCACGCCGGCCTTGTCGAAGAGGGACAGGAGATCTTCCATCGTTTGATGAAAGGTAGTGATGAAATACCATTGACAATGGAGCACTATGCTTGCTACATTGATCTTCTTGGGAGGGCAGGGAAGATTGAAGATGCTTGTAAGGTTGTGAGAGCAATACCAGTGGAAGCAAGTCCCAGAATTTGGACTTCTTTGATATCATGCTGTAAACTCCATGGAAGAATGGAAGTAGCAGAGGTGTTAGCACAGCAGTTGGTTGAATCAGAGCCTGAGAATGCTGCTAACCACACTTTGCTGAGTATGGTTTATGCTGAAACCGGCAATTGGCGCGGCGTGGAAGAGGTGAGAAGAGCCATGCAAGTGAAAAGACTACAGAAATGCCAAGGCTTGAGTCAAATTCAGCTTGAAAATTAG
- the LOC133829575 gene encoding beta-amyrin 28-monooxygenase-like, whose product MEHLFLSLLLGLMTLVSVGFFVLFYKHKSLFVGTNLPPGKTGYPILGETFEFLSTGWKGHPEKFIFDRMTKFSSDIFKTSLLGEPAAVFCGSTCNKFLFSNENKLVTAWWPSSVNKVFPNSSEDTSSQEEAKKMRKLLPQFMKPEALRGYIGLMDEIAQRHFAADWDNNAEILTFSLAKRYTFWLAARVFVSLDDPKEIRKFEDPFQLLASGIISMPIDLPGTPFHRAIKASAYIRKELVKIIKQRKVDLAENKASPSQDILSHMLLTCTEDGVYMGELDIANKILGLLIGGHDTASAACTFIVKYLAELPHVYEAVYAEQMEIAKSKMEGEALNWDDLQKMKYSWNVAQEVLRLAPPLQGAFREAMTDFVFNGFTIPKGWKLYWSANSTHKNPDYFPEPAKFDPSRFEGNGPAPYTFVPFGGGPRMCPGKEYARLEILVFMHHLVKRYRWEKVLPDEKIVVDPMPIPAKGLPVRLIPHPHHHL is encoded by the exons ATGGAGCACTTGTTCCTCTCCCTCCTACTAGGGCTCATGACTTTGGTCTCAGTGGGATTCTTTGTCCTGTTCTACAAGCACAAATCCCTCTTCGTCGGCACCAATCTGCCTCCAGGCAAGACTGGTTATCCAATCCTGGGAGAAACTTTCGAGTTTCTCTCTACAGGATGGAAAGGTCATCCGGAGAAGTTCATCTTCGACCGAATGACCAAATTCTCCTCGGACATCTTCAAGACCTCTTTGCTCGGTGAGCCGGCCGCGGTTTTCTGTGGCTCGACCTGCAACAAGTTCCTCTTCTCGAACGAGAACAAGCTCGTCACTGCTTGGTGGCCGAGCTCCGTCAACAAAGTCTTCCCCAACTCCTCCGAGGATACCTCTTCTCAGGAGGAGGCGAAGAAGATGCGAAAGCTACTCCCTCAGTTCATGAAGCCCGAGGCCCTCCGCGGCTACATCGGCCTCATGGACGAGATAGCTCAGCGCCATTTCGCAGCGGATTGGGACAACAACGCGGAGATTCTCACCTTCAGTCTGGCCAAGAGATACACCTTCTGGCTGGCTGCGAGGGTGTTCGTCAGCCTCGACGACCCCAAGGAGATCCGTAAGTTCGAGGACCCATTTCAGTTGCTCGCTTCCGGAATCATCTCCATGCCCATCGACCTCCCCGGAACCCCATTCCACCGCGCCATTAAAGCCTCCGCTTATATCAGGAAGGAGCTCGTTAAGATCATCAAGCAGAGAAAGGTTGACTTGGCCGAGAACAAGGCCAGCCCTTCCCAGGACATCTTGTCTCACATGCTCCTCACCTGTACCGAAGATGGCGTTTACATGGGCGAGTTGGACATTGCCAACAAGATTCTTGGACTGCTCATCGGCGGCCACGACACCGCCAGCGCCGCCTGTACCTTTATCGTCAAGTACTTGGCTGAGCTTCCACACGTGTACGAGGCCGTCTATGCag AACAAATGGAGATCGCAAAGTCAAAGATGGAAGGAGAGGCGTTGAACTGGGATGACTTGCAGAAGATGAAGTACTCGTGGAATGTGGCCCAGGAAGTGCTCCGCCTGGCTCCGCCGCTCCAGGGCGCTTTCCGGGAAGCCATGACCGACTTCGTGTTCAACGGCTTCACCATCCCAAAGGGTTGGAAGCTGTACTGGAGTGCCAACTCAACGCACAAGAACCCGGATTACTTCCCGGAGCCGGCGAAGTTCGACCCGAGCCGGTTCGAGGGGAACGGACCAGCCCCGTACACGTTCGTGCCGTTCGGAGGTGGGCCGAGGATGTGCCCGGGAAAAGAGTACGCGAGGCTGGAGATTCTGGTGTTCATGCACCACTTGGTGAAGCGTTACAGGTGGGAGAAGGTCCTTCCCGACGAGAAGATCGTCGTGGATCCCATGCCCATACCCGCCAAGGGCCTACCCGTACGCCTCATTCCCCATCCTCATCACCACCTTTGA